A genomic region of Pseudomonas sp. KU43P contains the following coding sequences:
- the ehuC gene encoding ectoine/hydroxyectoine ABC transporter permease subunit EhuC, whose protein sequence is MGELIPLLLQGAWITVQITFFGSLLAIVAAILAALGRRSSWRALSWLCVAYIELFRGTSLLVQLFWLFFVLPLPPFNLELSAYTVAIVGLGLHIGAYGAEVMRGAISSVAKGQYEACTALNMPASTRFRRVILPQALLAAIAPGTNLLIELLKNTSLVSLITLSDLSFRARQLDQATFQTLEIFSLTLLLYFVLAQVINFLMRRVERRLSRGRLRGSLS, encoded by the coding sequence ATGGGTGAATTGATACCGTTGTTACTGCAAGGCGCCTGGATCACTGTCCAGATCACCTTCTTCGGCTCGCTGCTGGCTATCGTCGCCGCGATCCTCGCCGCGCTCGGCCGGCGCTCGTCATGGCGAGCGTTGAGCTGGCTGTGCGTGGCCTACATCGAACTGTTCCGTGGCACCTCGTTGCTGGTGCAGTTGTTCTGGCTGTTCTTCGTCCTGCCGTTGCCGCCGTTCAACCTGGAGCTCAGTGCCTACACGGTGGCGATCGTCGGCCTCGGGCTGCATATCGGTGCCTACGGCGCTGAAGTGATGCGCGGCGCGATCAGCTCGGTGGCCAAAGGGCAATATGAAGCCTGCACCGCACTGAACATGCCCGCCTCCACACGCTTTCGCCGGGTCATTCTGCCCCAGGCATTGCTGGCGGCCATCGCCCCAGGCACCAACTTGCTGATCGAGCTGCTCAAGAACACCTCGCTTGTGTCGTTGATCACCCTGTCGGACCTGAGCTTCCGCGCTCGCCAACTGGACCAGGCGACCTTTCAGACCCTGGAAATCTTCAGCCTCACGCTGCTGCTGTACTTCGTGCTGGCGCAGGTCATCAACTTCCTCATGCGCAGGGTCGAACGGCGCTTGAGCCGTGGCCGCCTGCGGGGGAGCCTGTCATGA
- a CDS encoding PLP-dependent aminotransferase family protein — MHSWKAALDAARIGESKYKILVQAVTSEIERGVLVHDQRLPPQRQVADALGISVQTVTNAYKELERQGLVRCEIGRGSFVSRRMSDRVSDDIIDLPERTLVDFSITRILHTQVHERIWRDTCAELAVEEEQPWIHAYRPIAGFQSHREAAVRWLDGLGMQVEHDDVLVTNGAAHGIFLALASLAGPDDVVLCEGLTDHGVIGNSQVLGFTLKGLEMDREGIDPEHFEDICSNERVTALVCTPNLNNPTVSLMPDSRRREIAEIARRFGVHIIEDDVYGPLLGGQHARPLSTYAPELSFYCTSMTKSVLTGLRVGYLAMPKRLALRTESILRVNSWMATPLVAEIASRWINDGRAAQLVELQRTLLGERQALLREYLGDYLRGQHPHALGAWLNIPERWEVDSLVRALRRRQIAVTPPEPFLVRGTPRPRAVRLCVGAECSEAKLRQALGDMRELFEQYPQIHEL, encoded by the coding sequence ATGCACAGTTGGAAGGCAGCCCTCGACGCCGCCCGCATCGGCGAGTCCAAGTACAAGATCCTGGTCCAGGCGGTTACCAGCGAGATCGAGCGTGGCGTGCTGGTGCACGACCAGCGCCTGCCGCCGCAGCGCCAGGTGGCCGATGCCTTGGGTATCAGCGTGCAGACCGTGACCAATGCCTACAAGGAACTGGAGCGTCAGGGCCTGGTGCGCTGCGAGATTGGCCGCGGCAGTTTCGTCAGCCGGCGCATGAGTGACCGTGTGTCGGATGACATCATCGACCTCCCTGAACGCACCCTGGTCGATTTTTCCATCACCCGCATCCTGCATACCCAAGTGCACGAGCGCATCTGGCGTGACACCTGCGCTGAGCTGGCCGTGGAGGAGGAGCAGCCATGGATCCACGCCTACCGGCCGATCGCCGGTTTCCAGAGCCACCGCGAGGCGGCGGTGCGCTGGCTCGATGGCCTGGGAATGCAGGTCGAGCATGACGATGTGCTGGTGACCAACGGTGCGGCCCATGGCATTTTCCTGGCCTTGGCATCGCTGGCCGGGCCGGACGATGTGGTGCTCTGCGAAGGCTTGACCGACCATGGCGTGATCGGCAACTCGCAAGTGCTCGGCTTCACGCTCAAGGGCCTGGAGATGGACCGCGAGGGGATCGATCCGGAGCATTTCGAGGATATCTGCAGCAACGAGCGGGTGACGGCGCTGGTGTGCACCCCCAACCTCAACAACCCGACCGTCAGCCTGATGCCTGACAGCCGGCGCCGGGAGATCGCAGAGATCGCCCGGCGCTTTGGCGTGCACATCATCGAAGACGATGTGTACGGGCCGTTGCTCGGTGGCCAGCATGCACGGCCACTGAGCACGTATGCACCGGAGCTGTCGTTCTATTGCACCAGCATGACCAAGTCGGTGCTCACCGGCTTGCGCGTGGGTTACCTGGCCATGCCCAAGCGCCTGGCGTTGCGCACCGAGAGCATCCTGCGGGTGAACAGCTGGATGGCCACGCCATTGGTGGCGGAGATCGCCTCGCGCTGGATCAACGACGGGCGTGCGGCGCAGTTGGTGGAGTTGCAGCGTACGTTGCTGGGCGAGCGCCAGGCCCTGTTGCGCGAGTACCTGGGTGACTATCTGCGCGGTCAGCATCCCCATGCATTGGGCGCGTGGCTGAACATTCCCGAGCGCTGGGAGGTGGACAGCCTGGTGCGGGCCTTGCGCCGCAGGCAGATTGCGGTCACGCCGCCGGAGCCGTTCCTCGTGCGCGGCACACCGCGACCGCGCGCGGTGCGCTTGTGCGTGGGTGCCGAGTGTTCCGAGGCCAAACTGCGCCAGGCCCTGGGCGATATGCGCGAGCTGTTCGAGCAGTACCCACAGATCCATGAGCTTTGA
- the ehuB gene encoding ectoine/hydroxyectoine ABC transporter substrate-binding protein EhuB — translation MSQPFNVPRLLQSVLVACTTLGVLASAQAASLDEIKENSRIRIGYANETPFAYTETDGRVTGESPEIAKVIFEKMGIKQVDGVLTEWGSLIPGLRAGRFDVIAAGMYITPARCKQVIFTDPQYALPDTLLVAQGNPKNLHSYADIAKNPEVKLAIMAGTVNLAYARDSGIKDAQILQVPDTTAQLQAVRAGRADAAVGTQLTMKGLARKGGDKVEAIADFTDDPAHTGYGALAFRPEDKALRDAVNAQMKQWLGSEEHLKTVAPFGFDRSNVTDKTAAELCAQQ, via the coding sequence ATGAGCCAGCCCTTCAACGTTCCACGCCTGCTGCAATCCGTGCTGGTGGCCTGTACCACCCTCGGCGTGCTCGCCAGCGCCCAGGCCGCCAGCCTGGACGAGATCAAGGAAAACAGCCGCATCCGCATCGGTTACGCCAACGAAACTCCGTTCGCCTACACCGAGACCGATGGCCGGGTCACCGGCGAGTCACCGGAAATCGCCAAGGTCATCTTCGAGAAGATGGGCATCAAGCAGGTCGATGGCGTGCTCACCGAGTGGGGCTCGCTGATCCCGGGCCTGCGCGCCGGGCGCTTCGACGTGATTGCCGCGGGCATGTACATCACCCCCGCCCGTTGCAAGCAGGTGATCTTCACTGACCCGCAATACGCCTTGCCCGACACCCTGCTGGTGGCCCAGGGCAACCCGAAGAACCTGCACAGCTATGCCGACATCGCCAAGAACCCCGAGGTGAAGCTGGCGATCATGGCGGGCACGGTCAACCTGGCCTATGCCCGCGACTCAGGCATCAAGGACGCACAGATCCTCCAGGTACCGGACACCACAGCCCAACTGCAAGCCGTGCGCGCCGGCCGCGCCGACGCTGCGGTGGGCACCCAGCTGACCATGAAAGGGCTGGCCAGAAAAGGGGGCGACAAGGTCGAGGCAATCGCCGACTTCACCGATGACCCCGCCCACACCGGCTATGGCGCACTGGCTTTCCGGCCCGAGGACAAGGCCCTGCGCGACGCGGTCAACGCCCAGATGAAGCAGTGGCTGGGCAGCGAGGAGCACCTCAAGACCGTCGCGCCATTTGGCTTCGACCGCTCCAACGTGACCGACAAGACCGCCGCCGAGCTCTGTGCCCAGCAGTGA